A part of Quatrionicoccus australiensis genomic DNA contains:
- a CDS encoding AbiV family abortive infection protein, with translation MSNDRLSEWVSTVDDNLSAKLKEASLLSYANACSLLDDAATLYSANRFPRAAALAILAEEEFSKSFVLCVSVQEKRWDSALLRGLRDHAPKQAIAKAMRTYAEWVKINEQRVAAMNQYSLIPALSSRIPTDEEMSEMFEEIKTTHIKRRSKDRQKQNFLYVAIARDGSTSNNPSSTTKDESKSHLDSTQEFKLISEHMLSHTISGFKPRP, from the coding sequence ATGAGCAACGATCGCCTAAGCGAGTGGGTATCGACCGTCGACGACAACCTATCAGCAAAGCTTAAGGAAGCTTCGTTGCTCTCTTATGCAAACGCCTGCTCACTTCTAGATGACGCAGCTACGCTGTACTCGGCAAATCGCTTTCCGAGGGCGGCCGCCTTAGCAATTCTGGCGGAAGAGGAATTCTCAAAGTCCTTTGTGTTGTGCGTTTCAGTTCAAGAAAAACGCTGGGATTCGGCATTACTCAGAGGACTGCGTGACCACGCCCCAAAGCAGGCAATCGCAAAAGCCATGCGCACCTACGCCGAATGGGTAAAAATTAATGAGCAGCGAGTCGCGGCCATGAACCAATACAGCCTCATACCTGCCCTCTCATCTCGTATACCGACGGATGAGGAAATGAGTGAAATGTTCGAGGAAATCAAGACAACACACATCAAACGTCGCTCCAAAGACAGGCAGAAACAAAATTTTTTGTATGTCGCAATTGCTCGAGACGGAAGTACTAGCAATAACCCATCTTCCACCACAAAGGATGAATCGAAGAGTCACTTGGATAGCACCCAAGAGTTCAAACTGATTTCCGAGCACATGCTATCGCATACGATCTCTGGCTTTAAACCCCGCCCATAG
- a CDS encoding ABC transporter permease, which produces MLKAMLSEAWLAMGANRLRTALTMLGMVIGVGAVVIMIAIGQGAQYAVQQTISTMGSNLYIVLSGSFTASGVRSGSAGAPSLNVADAEAMAELDGVANVSPTHQGTRQLVYGSQNWSTQVIGSTPEYLEARAWNIVNGASFGDSDVRSATRVAIIGKTVAENLFGADDPVGKTMRIQQNPFVVIGVLGSKGQNLDGRDQDDTVIIPLTTAQRKVFGTPFLGSVRMIMVQADSAESMPKVEAGITALLRQRHRLREGMPDDFFMRNLSAAAESEAATTRTMSILLGAIASISLLVGGIGIMNIMLVSVTERTREIGIRMAIGARQKDILTQFLLEAVMISFAGCLLGLLLGLGIALGINAFTGMVIVISGSAALVAFAVAATVGIFFGWYPAKKAAQLDPIEALRYQ; this is translated from the coding sequence ATGCTGAAAGCGATGCTCAGCGAAGCCTGGCTGGCGATGGGTGCCAACCGCCTGCGCACGGCGCTCACCATGCTCGGCATGGTGATCGGCGTCGGCGCCGTGGTGATCATGATCGCCATCGGGCAGGGTGCGCAGTACGCGGTGCAGCAGACGATCAGCACCATGGGCTCGAATCTCTACATCGTGCTGTCCGGTTCCTTCACCGCTTCCGGCGTGCGCAGCGGCTCGGCCGGCGCGCCGTCGCTGAACGTCGCCGACGCCGAGGCGATGGCCGAACTCGACGGTGTCGCCAACGTTTCGCCGACCCACCAAGGGACGCGGCAACTGGTCTACGGCTCGCAGAACTGGAGCACGCAGGTCATCGGCTCGACCCCGGAATACCTTGAAGCGCGTGCCTGGAACATCGTCAATGGCGCTTCCTTCGGCGATTCCGACGTGCGCTCGGCGACGCGCGTCGCGATCATCGGCAAGACCGTGGCCGAGAACCTGTTCGGCGCCGACGACCCGGTCGGCAAGACGATGCGCATCCAGCAGAACCCGTTTGTGGTGATCGGCGTGCTCGGCAGCAAGGGCCAGAACCTTGACGGCCGCGACCAGGACGACACTGTGATCATTCCGCTCACCACCGCCCAGCGCAAGGTGTTCGGCACGCCCTTCCTGGGTTCGGTACGGATGATCATGGTCCAGGCCGACAGCGCCGAATCCATGCCCAAGGTCGAAGCCGGTATCACCGCGCTGCTGCGCCAGCGCCACCGCCTGCGCGAAGGCATGCCGGACGATTTCTTCATGCGCAACCTGTCGGCCGCCGCCGAGTCCGAAGCGGCGACGACGCGCACGATGTCCATCCTGCTCGGCGCGATCGCCTCGATCTCGCTGCTGGTCGGCGGCATCGGCATCATGAACATCATGCTCGTCTCGGTCACCGAACGGACCCGCGAAATCGGCATCCGCATGGCGATCGGCGCCCGTCAGAAAGACATCCTGACCCAGTTCCTGCTCGAAGCGGTGATGATCTCCTTCGCCGGCTGCCTGCTCGGCCTGTTGCTCGGTTTGGGCATCGCGCTCGGCATCAACGCCTTCACCGGCATGGTCATCGTCATCTCGGGCAGCGCCGCGCTGGTCGCCTTTGCCGTGGCGGCCACGGTCGGCATCTTCTTCGGCTGGTACCCGGCCAAGAAGGCGGCGCAACTCGATCCGATCGAGGCGCTGCGCTATCAGTGA
- a CDS encoding ABC transporter ATP-binding protein: MSDAVIRVVGLGKSYVTAAGLFPALKGVDLEVRPGEYIAIMGPSGSGKSTFMNLLGCLDQPSMGDYFLAGENVAHLEKDALAQLRNRTLGFVFQGFNLLPRMSLQDNVALPLVYAGVDKETRRRAAREMLARVGLEKYAESRPNQISGGQQQRVAIARALVNKPRLILADEPTGNLDSHTSEEIMRLFGELNGEGITIVLVTHEPDIAEHAKRQVRFLDGQIINDHLTGAAA; this comes from the coding sequence ATGAGCGATGCGGTCATCCGGGTGGTCGGCCTGGGCAAGTCCTACGTCACGGCGGCCGGCCTGTTTCCGGCGCTCAAGGGCGTCGATCTCGAGGTGCGGCCGGGCGAGTACATCGCCATCATGGGGCCGTCCGGCTCCGGCAAGTCCACCTTCATGAACCTGCTCGGCTGCCTCGACCAGCCGAGCATGGGCGACTATTTCCTTGCCGGCGAGAACGTTGCGCACCTGGAAAAGGACGCCCTGGCGCAACTGCGCAACCGCACGCTGGGTTTCGTCTTCCAGGGCTTCAACCTGCTGCCGCGCATGAGCCTGCAGGACAACGTCGCGCTGCCGCTGGTCTATGCCGGCGTCGACAAGGAAACGCGGCGGCGTGCGGCGCGCGAGATGCTGGCCCGGGTCGGCCTGGAAAAATACGCCGAGTCGCGCCCCAACCAGATTTCCGGCGGCCAGCAGCAGCGCGTCGCGATTGCCCGCGCCCTGGTCAACAAGCCGCGCCTGATTCTCGCCGACGAGCCGACCGGCAATCTCGACAGCCATACCAGCGAGGAAATCATGCGCCTGTTCGGCGAACTCAACGGCGAAGGCATCACCATTGTGCTCGTCACGCACGAACCGGACATCGCCGAACACGCCAAGCGCCAGGTGCGCTTCCTCGACGGCCAGATCATCAACGACCACCTGACCGGAGCGGCGGCATGA
- a CDS encoding efflux RND transporter periplasmic adaptor subunit, which yields MKRIGKIILATTVLAGLIGGGIWYANQRAAQNPEQRYKLGTVEKGDVTQTVSANGTLNPVVLVSVGTQVSGTVKKLYVDFNDKVEKGQPLLELDDALLSAQVRQSEANLANAGAALELAQANEARMKTLFAQEYVSKQEYQQSLQSLKSATAQQALARAQLEKDRVNHGNTTIRSPVTGVVVDRVVDLGQTVAASFQTPVLIKIAQDLSDMRIDTSFAEADIGNLREGQKARFTVDAFPSRNFTGEVQQIRLNPTNQQNVVTYNVRVNVANPELVLLPGMTAYVNIAVQKREKVLLVPNAALRFKPADAADKKPENGQKTASTAAPGSPPAGAPGEKKGKKRDGQSGTVYVLEGDEIKPVSVQLGITDNRNTEVVGGELKEGDRIVLGENGSSGKPPSSVGMRMF from the coding sequence ATGAAACGTATCGGCAAGATCATCCTCGCGACCACCGTGCTGGCCGGCCTGATCGGCGGCGGCATCTGGTACGCCAACCAGCGCGCGGCGCAGAACCCGGAGCAGCGCTACAAGCTCGGCACGGTCGAAAAGGGCGACGTGACGCAGACGGTGTCGGCCAACGGCACGCTCAACCCGGTCGTGCTGGTCAGCGTTGGTACGCAGGTTTCGGGTACGGTCAAGAAGCTCTACGTCGATTTCAACGACAAGGTCGAGAAGGGCCAGCCGCTGCTCGAACTTGACGATGCGCTGCTCAGCGCCCAGGTCAGGCAGAGCGAGGCCAATCTCGCCAATGCCGGTGCGGCGCTCGAACTGGCGCAGGCCAACGAGGCGCGCATGAAGACGCTGTTCGCACAGGAGTACGTCTCGAAGCAGGAATACCAGCAGTCCTTGCAGTCGCTCAAGTCGGCGACCGCGCAACAGGCGCTGGCGCGGGCGCAACTGGAGAAGGACCGGGTCAATCACGGCAACACGACGATACGCTCGCCGGTCACCGGCGTTGTCGTCGATCGTGTCGTCGATCTCGGCCAGACGGTCGCCGCCAGCTTCCAGACGCCGGTGCTGATCAAGATCGCGCAGGATCTTTCCGACATGCGCATCGACACCAGTTTTGCCGAAGCCGACATCGGCAACCTGCGCGAAGGGCAGAAGGCGCGCTTTACGGTCGACGCCTTCCCGAGCCGCAATTTCACTGGCGAAGTGCAGCAGATCCGCCTCAACCCGACCAACCAGCAGAACGTCGTTACCTACAACGTCCGCGTCAATGTCGCGAACCCGGAACTGGTGCTGCTGCCGGGCATGACTGCCTACGTCAATATCGCCGTGCAGAAGCGCGAGAAGGTGCTGCTCGTGCCGAATGCCGCGCTGCGTTTCAAGCCGGCCGATGCGGCCGACAAGAAACCGGAAAATGGCCAGAAAACGGCGTCGACCGCTGCGCCGGGCTCGCCGCCGGCGGGCGCGCCGGGCGAGAAGAAAGGCAAGAAGCGCGACGGCCAGAGCGGTACGGTCTACGTGCTGGAAGGCGATGAAATCAAACCGGTCAGCGTCCAGCTCGGCATTACCGACAACCGCAATACCGAAGTCGTCGGCGGCGAACTCAAGGAAGGCGACCGCATCGTGCTCGGCGAGAACGGCAGCAGCGGCAAGCCGCCGTCCAGCGTCGGCATGCGGATGTTCTGA
- a CDS encoding TolC family protein: MRFIPLLLPAFLLSLATPASAAGLDDPFATDALLPLKPSPMLAGRVGGAPCATDLPATALAAIDAVDLALCNNPQTREIWANSRAQAAQLGVAQSAWLPGVTGKASASRIFTEARDYNQNSAALTLSWLLFDFGQRSANVDYARQLLNAALATQDATVQSLFLAALQTYYTAQATQAAVFSAGEAERAASEAFKAADSRYQVGAGTPADRLQAKTALAQATLNRIRAEGDARNAQGALANALGFDAQQKIVLAALPALAPETAFQKDVDALIAEARARRPDLKAAEAQFRAAEANVGYARALGRPTVSLATGPTWQDVGGVVTQGGNIGLTVNVPLFTGFQTTYSVRSAAAQADARAAQRDRLNAQIALDVWKAYQSLTTATQSLLTTSDLVASAEQSERVALGRYKAGVGTVLDLLTAQSALASARLQRIQATLDWNVYRASLAQAMGALDYTLLQGSAAVEGRP; this comes from the coding sequence ATGCGATTCATTCCCCTTCTGCTGCCTGCCTTCCTGCTTTCTCTTGCCACGCCGGCATCGGCGGCAGGGCTGGATGATCCGTTTGCAACCGATGCCTTGTTGCCGCTCAAGCCTTCGCCGATGCTGGCCGGCCGGGTCGGCGGCGCGCCTTGCGCGACTGATCTGCCGGCGACGGCGCTGGCTGCCATCGACGCGGTCGATCTGGCGCTTTGCAACAATCCGCAGACGCGCGAAATATGGGCCAACAGCCGCGCCCAGGCGGCGCAGCTCGGCGTCGCGCAGTCAGCCTGGCTGCCGGGTGTCACGGGCAAGGCGAGCGCCAGCCGGATTTTTACCGAGGCGCGCGACTACAACCAGAATTCCGCTGCCCTGACCCTGTCCTGGCTGCTTTTCGATTTCGGCCAGCGTTCGGCCAATGTCGATTACGCCCGCCAGTTGCTCAACGCCGCGCTGGCAACGCAGGACGCGACGGTGCAAAGCCTCTTCCTCGCCGCGTTGCAGACCTACTACACGGCGCAGGCGACGCAGGCGGCGGTGTTTTCCGCCGGCGAGGCCGAGCGTGCCGCCAGCGAAGCCTTCAAGGCGGCCGACTCGCGTTACCAGGTGGGTGCCGGCACCCCGGCCGACCGCCTGCAGGCGAAGACGGCCCTGGCGCAGGCCACCCTCAACCGCATCCGGGCCGAGGGCGACGCGCGCAATGCGCAGGGCGCGCTGGCCAATGCGCTCGGTTTCGATGCGCAACAGAAAATCGTTCTCGCCGCGCTGCCTGCCCTGGCGCCGGAAACGGCCTTCCAGAAGGATGTCGACGCGCTGATCGCCGAGGCGCGCGCCCGCCGTCCCGATCTCAAGGCGGCCGAGGCGCAGTTCCGCGCCGCCGAGGCCAATGTCGGCTACGCGCGTGCGCTCGGCCGGCCGACCGTGAGCCTGGCGACCGGCCCGACCTGGCAGGACGTCGGCGGCGTCGTGACGCAGGGCGGCAACATCGGCCTGACGGTCAACGTGCCTTTATTCACCGGTTTCCAGACCACCTACAGCGTGCGTTCGGCGGCGGCCCAGGCCGACGCCCGGGCGGCACAGCGTGACCGCCTCAATGCGCAGATCGCGCTCGATGTCTGGAAGGCCTACCAGAGCCTGACCACGGCGACGCAGAGCCTGCTCACCACGAGCGATCTGGTCGCCAGTGCCGAGCAGTCGGAACGCGTCGCGCTTGGCCGCTACAAGGCCGGCGTCGGCACCGTGCTCGACCTGCTGACGGCGCAGAGCGCGCTGGCCAGCGCCCGTCTGCAACGCATCCAGGCGACGCTGGACTGGAATGTTTATCGCGCTTCCCTGGCACAAGCCATGGGCGCCCTGGATTACACGCTGCTGCAAGGTTCGGCGGCAGTTGAAGGAAGACCATGA
- a CDS encoding quinone-dependent dihydroorotate dehydrogenase: MLYPILRKFFFSLDAETAHGIGMSGISFLGATGLSGLLAKPVAADPVEVMGLKFPNRVGLAAGLDKNGDYIDGLAALGFGSIEIGTITPRPQDGNPKPRMFRVPEAQGIINRMGFNNAGVDKLLANVRAAEFPKKGGILGINIGKNATTPIDQAANDYLICLEKVYNDASYITVNISSPNTKNLRELQKDDALDDLLAQLKAKQEQLVQNYGKYVPMALKIAPDLDDVQITAIADALRRHRMDGVIATNTTLSREGVENLPNGNETGGLSGAPVFKKSTEVLRKLSVALAGELPIIGVGGILSGQDAVAKIEAGASLVQVYSGFIYRGPELVSETAAALARLQKKSL; the protein is encoded by the coding sequence ATGCTCTATCCCATCCTGCGCAAATTCTTTTTCTCCCTCGACGCCGAAACCGCTCACGGTATCGGCATGAGCGGCATCTCCTTCCTCGGCGCCACCGGCCTGTCCGGGCTGCTTGCCAAACCGGTCGCCGCCGATCCGGTCGAAGTCATGGGCCTCAAGTTTCCCAACCGGGTCGGCCTCGCCGCCGGACTGGACAAGAACGGCGACTACATCGACGGCCTGGCAGCACTGGGCTTCGGTTCCATCGAAATCGGCACGATCACGCCACGGCCGCAGGACGGCAACCCGAAACCGCGCATGTTCCGCGTCCCGGAGGCGCAGGGCATCATCAACCGCATGGGCTTCAACAATGCCGGCGTCGACAAGCTGCTCGCCAATGTACGCGCCGCCGAATTCCCGAAAAAGGGCGGCATCCTCGGCATCAACATCGGCAAGAACGCCACGACGCCGATCGACCAGGCCGCCAACGACTACCTGATCTGCCTGGAAAAGGTTTACAACGACGCCAGCTACATCACCGTCAATATCTCCTCGCCGAACACCAAGAACCTGCGCGAACTGCAGAAGGATGACGCCCTAGACGACCTGCTGGCGCAACTCAAGGCGAAGCAGGAGCAACTGGTGCAGAACTACGGCAAATATGTGCCGATGGCGCTGAAAATCGCGCCCGATCTCGATGATGTCCAGATCACCGCGATTGCCGATGCGCTGCGCCGGCACCGCATGGACGGCGTGATCGCCACCAACACCACGTTGTCGCGCGAAGGCGTCGAAAACCTGCCGAACGGCAACGAAACCGGCGGCCTTTCCGGCGCGCCGGTCTTCAAGAAGTCGACCGAAGTACTCAGAAAGCTCTCAGTCGCGCTGGCCGGCGAACTGCCGATCATCGGCGTCGGCGGCATCCTGAGCGGCCAGGACGCCGTCGCCAAGATCGAGGCCGGTGCCAGCCTGGTCCAGGTGTACAGCGGTTTTATCTATCGCGGACCGGAGCTGGTCAGCGAAACGGCGGCTGCCCTGGCCAGACTTCAGAAGAAATCCTTATAA
- the rsxA gene encoding electron transport complex subunit RsxA, with the protein MSHYLFILVGAVLVNNVVLVKILGLCPFMGVSKKLETAYGMGAATTFVLTVATGASYIIDHFLLMPFGLEYLRTLSFIVTIAAIVQLTEMVIAKTSPALQQTLGIYLPLITTNCAVLGVPLINISNGYNFVDSLLFGAGSAVGFSLVLILFAGIRERIEGADVPIHFRGVAIAMVTAGLMALAFMGFAGLDKYQ; encoded by the coding sequence ATGAGCCACTACCTATTCATCCTCGTCGGCGCGGTGCTGGTCAACAACGTCGTCCTGGTGAAAATCCTCGGCCTCTGCCCCTTCATGGGCGTTTCCAAGAAACTGGAAACCGCTTACGGCATGGGCGCCGCGACCACTTTCGTGCTGACCGTGGCGACCGGTGCCAGCTACATCATCGATCACTTCCTGCTCATGCCTTTCGGGCTGGAATATCTGCGCACGCTGTCCTTCATCGTCACCATCGCCGCCATCGTCCAGCTGACCGAAATGGTCATCGCCAAGACCTCGCCGGCCCTGCAGCAGACGCTGGGCATCTACCTGCCGCTGATCACCACCAACTGCGCCGTGCTCGGCGTGCCGCTGATCAACATCTCGAACGGCTACAACTTCGTCGATTCGCTGCTCTTCGGTGCCGGCAGCGCCGTCGGCTTCTCGCTGGTGCTGATTCTCTTCGCCGGCATCCGCGAACGCATTGAAGGCGCCGATGTGCCCATCCACTTCCGTGGCGTTGCCATCGCCATGGTCACCGCCGGCCTGATGGCGCTCGCTTTCATGGGCTTCGCCGGCCTGGACAAGTACCAATAA
- the rsxB gene encoding electron transport complex subunit RsxB — protein sequence MDILLAIAIMALGAVVLGALLGFASIKFKVEGDPLIEKIEAILPQTQCGQCGYPGCKPYAEAIANGDEINKCPPGGTEGVQRLADLLGREVKPLDAEEKPKSVAIIDENTCIGCTLCIQACPVDAIVGAAKQMHTIIAPLCTGCELCLPPCPVECIRIEPIGENIDNWKWKYPVVEIKAAATQKAA from the coding sequence ATGGACATCCTGCTCGCCATCGCCATCATGGCCCTCGGCGCCGTCGTGCTCGGCGCCCTGCTCGGCTTTGCCTCGATCAAGTTCAAGGTCGAGGGCGACCCGCTGATCGAGAAGATCGAAGCCATCCTGCCGCAGACCCAGTGCGGCCAGTGCGGCTACCCGGGCTGCAAGCCCTACGCCGAAGCCATCGCCAATGGCGATGAAATCAACAAGTGCCCGCCGGGCGGCACGGAAGGCGTGCAGCGCCTGGCCGACCTGCTCGGCCGCGAGGTCAAGCCGCTCGACGCCGAGGAAAAGCCGAAGTCGGTCGCCATCATCGACGAGAACACCTGCATCGGCTGCACGCTGTGCATCCAGGCCTGCCCGGTCGACGCCATTGTCGGTGCCGCCAAGCAGATGCATACCATCATCGCGCCACTGTGTACCGGCTGCGAACTCTGCCTGCCGCCCTGCCCGGTCGAATGCATCCGGATCGAGCCGATCGGCGAAAACATCGACAACTGGAAGTGGAAATATCCGGTCGTTGAAATCAAGGCTGCGGCCACCCAAAAGGCCGCCTGA
- the rsxC gene encoding electron transport complex subunit RsxC: MLMNLFKFKGGVKPPTNKTQSVTLPIAQAPLPSRLVVPLHQSIGGVPQPVVQAGDKVLKGQLIGEADGWISAAVHAPTSGTVLEVAMHVQPHPSGLDAMCVVIEPDGKDEWIAHQPFDYANAAPEAVREYLQQSGVVGLGGAVFPTHGKLTPSKTVPMEELVINGAECEPFITCDDLLMRERAEEVVRGIGIFRDLLQPKKVLIGIEDNKPEAAAAMRAAVDALGEAFLVVPVPTLYPAGGAKQLIRVLTGKEVPASKRSTDLGVQCFNVATAYTAWRAIAYGEPVVSRLVTLSGNVHAPRNYEVLIGTPMGELLQLAQPHPDTDGIVMGGPMMGFLVPDAKVPVVKATNCLIAHSDRIFPPKAPEMPCIRCGACAQACPHELQPFEMYWFSRAKNFGKTQEYHIFDCIECGCCSFVCPSRIPLVQYFRFAKSEIWAREREKKAADTAKERFEFKQLREEREKAEKAEKLAKAAAAQAAKKAAEAAAAAAAESTPPAAATAPAGETAPSADATPTVAVDAAQEAKKAAIAAAMARAKAQREAAQPRNTEAVSTEQQQAMDEIESRRLAATAGSGIEDRGSSDPEPASEPQPRPLDPNN, translated from the coding sequence ATGCTGATGAACCTGTTCAAATTCAAGGGTGGCGTCAAGCCGCCGACCAACAAGACGCAATCCGTGACCCTGCCGATTGCCCAGGCGCCCTTGCCTTCGCGCCTCGTCGTGCCGCTCCACCAGAGCATTGGTGGCGTGCCGCAACCGGTCGTCCAGGCTGGCGACAAGGTCCTGAAAGGCCAGCTGATCGGTGAGGCCGACGGCTGGATCTCGGCCGCCGTGCACGCCCCGACCTCGGGCACCGTACTCGAAGTCGCGATGCATGTGCAGCCGCACCCGTCCGGCCTCGACGCCATGTGCGTCGTCATCGAGCCGGATGGCAAGGATGAATGGATTGCGCACCAACCCTTCGACTACGCCAACGCCGCCCCCGAGGCAGTGCGCGAATACCTGCAGCAGTCGGGCGTGGTCGGCCTGGGCGGTGCGGTGTTCCCGACCCACGGCAAGCTGACACCGTCGAAAACCGTGCCGATGGAAGAGCTGGTCATCAACGGCGCCGAGTGCGAGCCTTTCATCACCTGCGACGACCTGCTGATGCGCGAACGCGCCGAGGAAGTCGTGCGCGGCATCGGCATTTTCCGCGACCTGCTGCAACCGAAGAAGGTGCTGATCGGCATCGAGGACAACAAGCCGGAAGCCGCCGCCGCGATGCGCGCAGCGGTCGACGCGCTGGGCGAGGCATTTTTGGTCGTGCCGGTGCCGACGCTGTATCCGGCGGGCGGCGCCAAGCAGCTGATCCGCGTCCTGACCGGCAAGGAAGTCCCGGCCAGCAAGCGCTCGACCGATCTCGGCGTGCAGTGTTTCAACGTCGCCACCGCCTACACCGCCTGGCGCGCCATTGCGTACGGCGAGCCGGTCGTCTCGCGCCTGGTCACGCTGTCCGGCAACGTGCATGCGCCGCGCAATTACGAAGTGCTGATCGGCACACCGATGGGCGAACTGCTGCAACTCGCGCAGCCGCACCCGGACACCGACGGCATCGTCATGGGCGGCCCGATGATGGGTTTCCTGGTACCCGACGCCAAGGTCCCGGTGGTCAAGGCGACCAACTGCCTAATCGCGCATTCCGACCGGATTTTCCCGCCCAAGGCGCCGGAAATGCCGTGCATCCGCTGCGGCGCCTGTGCCCAGGCCTGCCCGCACGAACTGCAACCCTTCGAGATGTATTGGTTCTCGCGCGCCAAGAACTTCGGCAAGACGCAGGAATATCACATCTTCGACTGCATCGAATGTGGTTGCTGCTCCTTCGTCTGCCCGTCGCGCATTCCGCTCGTCCAGTATTTCCGTTTCGCGAAGAGCGAGATCTGGGCGCGCGAACGCGAGAAGAAGGCGGCCGACACCGCCAAGGAGCGTTTCGAATTCAAGCAGCTACGCGAAGAACGCGAAAAAGCGGAAAAGGCCGAGAAGCTGGCCAAGGCCGCCGCTGCCCAGGCCGCCAAGAAAGCCGCGGAAGCGGCCGCTGCTGCCGCAGCCGAAAGCACGCCCCCGGCCGCTGCGACGGCACCGGCCGGCGAAACCGCGCCGTCGGCTGACGCCACCCCGACCGTCGCGGTCGACGCCGCCCAGGAGGCCAAAAAGGCCGCCATCGCCGCTGCCATGGCCCGTGCCAAGGCGCAGCGCGAAGCCGCCCAGCCCAGGAACACCGAAGCCGTAAGCACCGAACAGCAGCAGGCGATGGACGAAATCGAGTCGCGCCGGCTAGCAGCAACGGCAGGGTCGGGGATCGAGGATCGAGGATCGAGCGACCCCGAGCCCGCCTCCGAGCCCCAGCCCCGCCCACTCGATCCTAACAACTAA
- a CDS encoding RnfABCDGE type electron transport complex subunit D yields the protein MTQVCIALVPGIAAYAWLVGPAILVQIVIASLAALLAEALMLRIQGKPLAMFLSDGSAVVTAWLIALAFPPLAPWWLVVTGTVFAIVVAKQLYGGLGQNPFNPAMIAFAVCIVAFPALMSQWPSVGLQLSLVDQMNVILGFMPRVDALSGATPLDAMKTALKLGEGSVDVAHLLANQDIYSNFAGRGWEWVAVGYLAGGLWLFQRKLITWHVPTAFIGALVAISGALWLYNPAQFASPLFHLFSGAAMLGAFFIATDPVSGCTTPRGKLIFGAGCGLLAYIIRVFGGYPDGVAFAVLLMNLSAPVIDLLTQPPIFGMKDKA from the coding sequence ATGACCCAGGTCTGCATCGCGCTGGTCCCGGGCATTGCCGCCTATGCCTGGCTGGTTGGCCCGGCCATCCTGGTCCAGATCGTCATTGCCTCGCTTGCCGCCTTGCTCGCCGAAGCACTGATGCTGCGCATCCAGGGCAAGCCGCTGGCGATGTTCCTGTCGGACGGTTCGGCCGTCGTCACCGCCTGGCTGATCGCCCTCGCCTTCCCGCCGCTCGCGCCGTGGTGGCTGGTCGTTACCGGCACGGTGTTCGCCATCGTCGTCGCCAAGCAACTCTATGGCGGCCTCGGACAGAATCCGTTCAACCCGGCGATGATCGCCTTCGCCGTCTGCATCGTCGCCTTCCCGGCCCTGATGTCGCAGTGGCCGAGCGTCGGCCTGCAACTCTCGCTGGTCGACCAGATGAACGTCATCCTCGGCTTCATGCCGCGCGTCGACGCCCTGTCCGGTGCGACGCCGCTCGATGCCATGAAAACAGCCCTCAAGCTTGGCGAAGGTTCGGTTGACGTCGCCCACCTGCTGGCCAACCAGGACATCTACAGCAACTTCGCCGGGCGCGGCTGGGAATGGGTCGCCGTCGGCTACCTGGCGGGCGGCCTCTGGCTGTTCCAGCGCAAGCTGATCACCTGGCATGTGCCGACCGCCTTCATCGGCGCCCTGGTCGCGATTTCCGGTGCACTCTGGCTGTACAACCCGGCCCAGTTCGCCAGCCCGCTCTTCCACCTGTTCTCGGGTGCCGCCATGCTCGGCGCCTTCTTCATCGCCACCGACCCGGTATCGGGCTGCACGACGCCGCGCGGCAAACTGATCTTCGGCGCCGGCTGCGGCCTGCTCGCCTATATCATCCGCGTCTTCGGCGGCTATCCGGACGGCGTTGCCTTTGCCGTGCTGCTGATGAACCTGAGTGCGCCGGTCATCGATCTGCTCACCCAGCCGCCCATCTTCGGCATGAAGGACAAGGCATGA